A single region of the Poecile atricapillus isolate bPoeAtr1 chromosome 25, bPoeAtr1.hap1, whole genome shotgun sequence genome encodes:
- the JAM3 gene encoding junctional adhesion molecule C produces the protein MALRRPELLRLLLLPLLGCKLLAVELTSSNTKPVVQEFQSVELSCIIKSTVTPDPRIEWKKIRNGETSYVFFENKMQGDFATRAEILSRTSLVIKNTTRMDTATYRCEVAAPSDTKTIDEINIQLTVQVKPMTPRCSVPKAVPVGKSASLHCHENEGFPKSTYSWYRNSEPLSPDSKSSTKSHNSSYTLNPATGTLVFHAVHKGDTGRYSCIATNDAGFAKCEEQEMEVYDLNIGGIIGGVLVVLAVLVLITLGICCAYRRGYFANGKESGESYKSPAKPDGVNYIRTDDEGDFRHKSSFVI, from the exons gcTGCAAACTCTTGGCTGTGGAGCTGACATCCAGCAACACCAAGCCCGTGGTGCAGGAATTCCAAA GTGTTGAGCTGTCCTGCATCATTAAATCCACGGTGACACCAGATCCCAGAATCGAGTGGAAGAAAATCCGAAATGGAGAAACCTCTTATGtgttttttgaaaacaaaatgcagg GAGACTTTGCGACACGGGCAGAGATTCTGAGCAGGACGTCCCTGGTGATTAAGAACACCACGAGGATGGACACGGCCACGTACCGCTGCGAGGTGGCTGCACCCTCTGACACCAAAACCATTGATGAGATCAACATCCAGCTCACAGTCCAAG TGAAACCCATGACCCCCAGATGCTCTGTGCCTAAAGCTGTCCCTGTTGGCAAGTCAGCCTCTCTTCACTGCCATGAGAACGAAGGTTTCCCCAAATCCACCTACAGCTGGTACCGCAACAGCGAACCTCTGTCACCCGACAGCAAATCCAGCACCAAATCCCACAACTCCTCCTACACCCTGAACCCCGCCACAGGCACTCTG gtTTTCCACGCAGTGCACAAAGGTGACACAGGTCGCTACTCCTGCATAGCAACAAACGATGCTGGCTTTGCCaagtgtgaggagcaggagatggAAGTCT ATGACCTCAATATCGGAGGGATAATCGGGGGAGTCCTGGTGGTCCTCGCAGTCCTGGTGCTCATCACCCTTGGGATCTGCTGTGCCTACAGAAGGGGATACTTTGCAAATGGCAAAGAGAGTGGGGAAAG cTACAAGTCTCCAGCAAAGCCTGATGGCGTTAACTATATCCGGACAGATGATGAG GGTGACTTCAGACACAAGTCTTCATTTGTCATCTAA